A region from the Colwellia sp. PAMC 21821 genome encodes:
- a CDS encoding pyridoxal phosphate-dependent aminotransferase, with amino-acid sequence MPEFNKQLERFQPSAINTVFSLASRLKAEGKDIIDLSIGEPDFDTPKHIKQAAIEAIEADQTKYTPSDGANDLKQAVINKLQRDNNLSYNINQIAIDSGVKPLLFHVMKTILDEGNEVIVPTPCWTSYPGMVMLAGGEPVFVACPQEKGFKLQAADLEAAINENTRLVILNSPSNPTGAAYSLEEMKALTDVLLKYPHVWVIADDIYEHIVFDGFVNSNPAAVEPKLLDRTIVLNGVSKAYCMTGWRIGYAASSEKFMQMLLKVLSQATGCPCSVSQAAAIAALDGPQQYLQDWAKTYQERRDYLVNRLDAIEGIECNSPEGAFYLYPGFKGLLGKITPQGNTIKNSIDFVSYLLEQALVAVVPGSAFEYDNHFRLSYATSLSELEKACDRIELAVEALS; translated from the coding sequence ATGCCAGAATTTAATAAGCAGCTTGAACGTTTTCAGCCCTCGGCAATAAATACAGTATTCTCCCTTGCAAGCAGACTTAAAGCAGAAGGAAAAGATATTATTGACCTGAGTATTGGTGAGCCAGATTTTGATACGCCAAAGCATATTAAGCAAGCAGCGATTGAAGCTATTGAAGCTGACCAAACTAAGTATACGCCATCTGATGGCGCTAACGATTTAAAGCAAGCAGTTATTAATAAGTTACAGCGAGATAATAATTTAAGCTACAACATAAATCAGATCGCAATTGATAGCGGAGTTAAGCCTTTGTTATTCCACGTAATGAAAACAATATTAGACGAGGGAAACGAAGTTATTGTGCCAACTCCATGTTGGACATCATACCCAGGAATGGTGATGCTGGCTGGTGGTGAACCTGTTTTTGTAGCTTGTCCTCAAGAAAAAGGTTTTAAGTTACAAGCAGCTGATCTTGAAGCGGCGATTAATGAAAATACACGTTTAGTAATTCTTAACTCACCAAGTAATCCAACGGGGGCTGCCTATAGTCTTGAAGAAATGAAAGCATTGACAGATGTTTTGCTTAAATATCCTCATGTATGGGTAATAGCTGATGATATTTATGAGCATATTGTTTTTGACGGTTTTGTTAATTCAAATCCAGCAGCGGTTGAACCTAAGCTATTAGATAGAACGATAGTGCTTAATGGTGTTTCAAAGGCTTATTGTATGACAGGCTGGCGTATTGGTTATGCGGCTAGTTCAGAGAAATTTATGCAAATGTTACTTAAAGTGCTTTCTCAAGCTACGGGCTGCCCCTGCTCTGTTAGCCAAGCAGCAGCAATAGCAGCACTTGATGGGCCACAACAATATTTGCAAGACTGGGCTAAAACTTATCAAGAAAGACGAGATTATTTAGTTAACCGCTTGGACGCTATTGAAGGTATTGAATGTAACTCTCCTGAAGGAGCTTTTTACTTATATCCAGGTTTTAAGGGCCTTTTAGGTAAAATAACACCTCAAGGAAACACGATTAAAAACAGCATAGACTTCGTTTCTTACTTATTAGAACAAGCACTTGTTGCTGTTGTTCCAGGTAGTGCTTTTGAATACGACAACCATTTTCGTTTGTCTTATGCTACGTCCTTGTCTGAGCTTGAAAAAGCGTGTGATCGAATTGAATTAGCAGTCGAAGCATTAAGTTAG
- a CDS encoding aldehyde dehydrogenase — translation MLKHLLEKNHAFWQAEAKNVRIETGLYIDGVYRDGADRHTLETVNPVSGEVIGELAIATKKDVNEAVASAKQAFKTGVWSHISPRKRMEVLFKFADLVEKNAAKLTVLESLDMGKPVTRVLTADLPEVISTIRYFAECIDKTEGAVTNTDSSAFHYILREPLGVVAAISPWNFPMMLAMWKVIPALAAGNTVVLKPAEQSPLSCLFLAELFTEAGAPDGVFNVINGPGEISGKALALHMDVAKICFTGSTEVGRLMMVYAGQSNLKKVSLECGGKSPQIILADLPDLDEAVDAAIAGIYANSGQVCSAGSRLLVERSIHSEFVKRFTEKARTAFIPGDPLDPKTTMGPLVSQSHFNTVMSYIEKGKNEGATLLFGGDKPEGFNGGAYIQPTLFDNVTSDMTIAREEIFGPVAAIIPVNDADEAIRVANDSIYGLGASVWTRDLRKAHKMVKEIEAGTVWVNCYGDGDATQPFGGYKQSGHGRDRGMGCLLSYTQTKSVWLKL, via the coding sequence ATGTTGAAACATTTACTTGAGAAAAATCATGCCTTTTGGCAAGCAGAGGCGAAAAACGTACGGATTGAAACCGGCTTGTATATAGATGGTGTATACAGAGATGGTGCAGATCGCCATACACTTGAAACTGTTAATCCTGTCAGTGGTGAAGTCATTGGTGAATTAGCTATTGCCACAAAAAAAGATGTTAATGAAGCTGTTGCTTCTGCTAAACAAGCATTCAAAACAGGAGTTTGGTCACATATTTCACCACGTAAACGAATGGAAGTGCTATTCAAATTTGCTGATTTGGTAGAAAAAAATGCGGCTAAGTTAACTGTACTTGAAAGTTTAGATATGGGTAAACCCGTTACTAGAGTACTCACAGCCGACCTACCCGAAGTTATCAGTACTATTCGTTATTTTGCTGAATGTATTGATAAAACTGAAGGGGCAGTAACAAATACTGATAGTAGTGCCTTTCATTATATTTTACGTGAACCATTGGGTGTCGTAGCTGCAATAAGCCCATGGAACTTCCCCATGATGCTAGCTATGTGGAAGGTTATCCCTGCGTTAGCAGCGGGCAATACTGTTGTACTTAAACCAGCGGAACAGTCACCATTGAGCTGTTTATTTCTAGCTGAATTATTTACTGAAGCCGGGGCTCCTGATGGCGTTTTTAATGTGATCAATGGGCCAGGTGAAATTTCAGGTAAAGCGCTAGCTCTTCATATGGATGTAGCTAAAATATGCTTTACCGGATCGACAGAGGTGGGTCGGTTAATGATGGTCTATGCAGGACAGTCAAACCTGAAAAAAGTATCTCTAGAGTGTGGTGGTAAAAGTCCACAGATTATTTTAGCCGATTTACCAGATTTAGATGAAGCTGTTGATGCAGCTATCGCGGGTATTTATGCGAACTCAGGTCAAGTTTGCAGTGCAGGATCAAGATTGCTGGTTGAGCGTTCAATTCATAGTGAATTTGTAAAACGTTTTACTGAAAAAGCTAGAACTGCATTTATACCAGGTGATCCACTGGACCCTAAAACAACTATGGGCCCCTTAGTTAGTCAAAGTCATTTCAATACGGTCATGAGTTATATCGAAAAGGGAAAAAATGAAGGTGCGACCTTGTTATTTGGTGGTGACAAGCCAGAAGGCTTTAATGGAGGTGCTTACATCCAGCCAACCCTTTTTGACAATGTCACCTCAGATATGACTATAGCTCGTGAAGAAATATTTGGTCCTGTCGCCGCGATTATTCCCGTCAATGACGCCGACGAAGCGATACGTGTTGCAAATGATAGTATCTACGGTTTAGGTGCATCGGTTTGGACACGAGACTTGAGGAAAGCACATAAAATGGTAAAAGAAATTGAAGCTGGAACTGTTTGGGTAAATTGTTATGGTGATGGTGATGCAACGCAGCCTTTTGGTGGTTACAAGCAATCAGGACATGGGCGTGATCGCGGGATGGGCTGCTTACTGTCTTATACCCAAACTAAGTCAGTTTGGCTTAAATTATAA
- a CDS encoding MmgE/PrpD family protein has product MALTVSKFIQTLRYQDIPENVLAVMRRSLLDTIGVAAIGTTTKISGIVKEFARTQMPAGVDSAASRLLFSGLTISPVGAAMAGAFTIDSIDAHDGYSKVKGHAGSGIFPAVIAVIDDLTRQGKEVNSQDLFVALTIGYEVGYRSGLCMHGTVPDYHTSGAWTAVGAAAAAAYLLKLDEEQIRHAIGIAEYHGPRSQMMRCIDHPTMLRDGVGWGAPSGVSAAYMAQLGFTGAPAITAEGEDAKPYWDDLGERWEVNNTHYKAYPVCRWAHPAIDAVHDLMINNRLVSDDIERARIKTFHYATRLAGHAPKTMDELTYALAYPFAIMAVHGEIGPKQLQESILQDKEVQRISLATELVDDEHYTAISIDKRWADVTLYLKDGRELQSDARTPRGDPDNPLTDKEISDKFHLLADDIIGVKRANKIEQLIEEVNFDLTQLLILITDKC; this is encoded by the coding sequence ATGGCTCTTACAGTTTCAAAATTTATTCAAACGTTACGCTATCAAGATATACCAGAAAATGTCTTAGCTGTTATGCGTCGTAGTTTATTAGATACCATCGGTGTTGCTGCCATTGGTACAACGACCAAAATTTCAGGCATTGTTAAAGAGTTTGCTCGAACCCAAATGCCAGCGGGGGTTGATAGCGCAGCATCTCGATTATTATTTTCAGGTTTAACAATTAGTCCTGTAGGCGCAGCTATGGCTGGAGCATTCACCATTGACTCCATCGATGCTCACGATGGCTACTCTAAAGTTAAGGGGCATGCGGGTTCTGGTATATTTCCCGCAGTTATCGCCGTTATCGATGATTTAACTCGTCAAGGAAAAGAAGTTAATAGCCAAGATTTATTTGTTGCTTTGACTATTGGTTATGAAGTCGGGTATCGCTCAGGGTTGTGTATGCATGGTACTGTTCCTGATTATCATACATCTGGCGCTTGGACTGCTGTGGGTGCTGCTGCTGCCGCCGCATATTTACTAAAGCTTGATGAAGAACAGATACGTCATGCTATTGGTATCGCTGAGTATCATGGGCCTCGTAGCCAAATGATGCGCTGTATTGATCATCCGACAATGTTGAGAGACGGCGTAGGCTGGGGAGCACCATCAGGTGTGTCGGCTGCCTATATGGCACAATTGGGTTTCACTGGCGCCCCAGCTATTACTGCCGAAGGCGAAGATGCTAAGCCTTATTGGGATGATTTAGGTGAAAGATGGGAAGTTAACAACACACATTATAAAGCCTACCCTGTTTGTCGGTGGGCGCACCCAGCAATTGATGCAGTACATGACTTAATGATTAACAATAGACTTGTTAGTGATGATATTGAGCGAGCGCGAATTAAAACGTTTCATTATGCTACTCGCCTAGCTGGGCATGCCCCTAAAACAATGGATGAGCTAACTTATGCATTGGCCTATCCATTTGCCATTATGGCTGTCCATGGTGAAATAGGACCTAAACAATTACAAGAAAGTATTTTACAAGATAAAGAGGTTCAACGAATTAGTTTAGCCACGGAACTTGTTGATGATGAACATTATACTGCGATCAGTATCGATAAACGTTGGGCGGATGTAACTTTATATTTAAAGGATGGTAGAGAGTTACAATCCGATGCACGCACCCCAAGAGGTGACCCAGACAATCCTTTAACTGATAAAGAAATTAGTGATAAATTTCACTTGCTTGCTGATGATATTATTGGTGTAAAGCGAGCAAACAAAATTGAACAGCTAATTGAAGAGGTTAATTTTGATTTAACTCAACTATTAATACTTATCACTGATAAATGTTAA
- the nhaC gene encoding Na+/H+ antiporter NhaC has protein sequence MQSPQKKPSLLISSCPVIVLILLMFLNFLLEDNAIPTLYILVISSFFAGGISLLHLKIPYNEIELGMRKAIDSAMPAILIIFIVGSLIAAWIMSGIVPMFIYYGLQLINPSYFLFVACLLCCIISLAIGSSWSTAGTIGIALMGIGESLNIPLGMTAGAVISGAYFGDKMSPMSDTTNLAPAMVSTDVITHIKHMIYSSGPAIIISLIIYLLLGFYYTNGIIDNSALEEVRKTITEHFNITPLLLFVPFVVLYLVIKGISSMPALITGLLLAVIAIPIFQWQLLVNILGGEVTWMSAYSLIFSTLSNGFSIETGNSMIDRLFSRGGMISMTQVNLLAIVAMVFGGIMEVSGMLTRLTNTILKSVNSVGSLVSATIATCIFTNITAANQTMAIVLPARMFIDSYKSFKLHPKNLSRCIEDGGTVTAPLVPWNTNAVYMAGVLGISTGEYLFFAFFCLLSPIISVILGFTNLTMTKLPLNENLKVEKEQNIEKESLKKQKNILTY, from the coding sequence ATGCAAAGTCCCCAAAAAAAACCATCTCTTCTGATTTCGTCTTGTCCTGTCATTGTATTAATACTGTTAATGTTTTTGAATTTTTTACTTGAAGATAATGCAATACCTACCCTGTATATACTCGTGATTAGTTCGTTTTTTGCAGGTGGCATATCATTGTTACATTTAAAAATCCCTTATAATGAAATAGAGCTAGGTATGCGTAAAGCTATTGATTCCGCAATGCCCGCTATATTAATTATTTTTATTGTAGGTTCATTAATTGCTGCATGGATTATGTCGGGCATAGTGCCAATGTTTATTTATTATGGTTTGCAACTTATCAATCCAAGTTACTTTTTATTTGTGGCTTGTTTGCTTTGTTGCATCATATCACTGGCGATAGGATCAAGTTGGTCGACTGCCGGTACTATAGGCATAGCATTAATGGGTATTGGTGAGTCTTTAAATATTCCTTTAGGGATGACTGCTGGCGCGGTTATTTCAGGTGCTTATTTCGGAGATAAAATGTCACCGATGTCTGATACTACAAACCTTGCGCCTGCTATGGTTAGTACTGATGTAATAACCCATATTAAGCATATGATTTATAGCTCAGGTCCCGCTATTATTATTTCATTGATAATTTATTTATTGCTCGGTTTTTATTACACAAATGGCATTATTGATAATTCAGCATTAGAAGAGGTTAGAAAAACTATTACTGAACACTTTAATATAACGCCTTTATTATTATTTGTCCCTTTTGTAGTGCTGTATTTAGTCATAAAAGGAATATCGTCTATGCCAGCACTAATTACTGGGTTACTTTTAGCTGTGATTGCTATTCCTATTTTTCAGTGGCAATTACTGGTTAATATACTTGGCGGAGAAGTGACCTGGATGAGTGCTTATTCTTTAATATTCTCGACGCTTTCTAACGGTTTTAGTATAGAGACAGGCAACTCTATGATTGACCGATTATTTTCTCGTGGCGGTATGATTAGTATGACGCAAGTTAATCTATTGGCGATAGTCGCAATGGTTTTTGGTGGGATAATGGAAGTTAGCGGTATGTTAACTCGACTTACCAATACTATTTTAAAATCGGTTAATAGTGTTGGTAGTTTGGTTAGTGCAACTATCGCAACATGTATTTTTACAAATATTACTGCAGCCAACCAAACAATGGCAATAGTACTTCCTGCCAGAATGTTTATTGACTCATATAAAAGCTTTAAATTACACCCTAAGAATCTTTCTCGTTGTATTGAAGATGGAGGAACCGTAACAGCACCACTTGTTCCATGGAATACAAATGCTGTCTATATGGCAGGTGTTCTAGGGATTAGTACAGGTGAATATTTATTTTTCGCTTTCTTTTGCTTATTAAGCCCAATTATTTCAGTCATTTTAGGATTTACCAATTTAACTATGACTAAGTTACCACTTAATGAAAACTTAAAAGTTGAAAAGGAACAAAACATTGAAAAAGAATCACTTAAAAAGCAAAAAAATATATTAACGTATTAA
- a CDS encoding LysR substrate-binding domain-containing protein: MRRLPPFAALRSFEAAARHNNFKLAAEDVCLSASAVSHQVRSLEEYLGIQLFHREKGKPILTSVGAVYLESIKEIFDHLERATNAVTKRSQRSSLTLNLLHSLASCWLLFLLPKLKIRHPELDIKLLSATGTVEFSSDDIDAAIRYGDGNWLGLKSDFLMEDELLLVCSPEIAKSLPTIEKIEELAQQTLIHCSLADDEWKNWLQAAGNNSFNSSHWLDLDSRGLVLEAASSGLGLAIGRMPYVAEYLKNGRLVEPYSIRVKTGKGYYLVYPEHHANFVNVVNLRQWLLEECKTP; encoded by the coding sequence ATGCGACGTTTACCTCCCTTTGCCGCACTGCGTTCTTTTGAAGCGGCAGCGCGGCATAATAATTTTAAACTCGCTGCAGAAGACGTTTGTTTATCAGCTTCAGCAGTGAGTCACCAAGTAAGATCTTTAGAAGAATATTTAGGTATACAGCTATTTCATCGCGAAAAAGGAAAGCCAATACTCACCAGTGTTGGCGCTGTTTATTTAGAAAGTATTAAAGAAATTTTTGACCATTTAGAGAGGGCAACCAATGCTGTAACTAAACGAAGTCAGCGGTCATCTTTAACGTTAAACTTACTACATTCACTTGCTTCTTGTTGGTTATTGTTCTTACTACCTAAACTTAAAATCAGGCATCCTGAACTCGATATAAAGTTACTTAGCGCTACAGGTACTGTAGAGTTTAGTAGTGATGATATTGACGCCGCTATACGCTACGGCGATGGTAATTGGCTAGGGTTAAAAAGCGATTTTTTAATGGAAGATGAATTACTATTAGTGTGTAGTCCTGAAATAGCAAAATCACTTCCGACTATAGAAAAGATTGAAGAACTGGCGCAGCAAACCTTAATTCATTGCAGCTTAGCCGATGATGAGTGGAAAAACTGGTTACAAGCGGCAGGGAATAACTCATTTAACAGCTCACATTGGCTAGACCTGGATAGTAGGGGGTTAGTATTAGAAGCAGCATCCTCTGGCTTAGGCCTTGCAATAGGTAGAATGCCGTATGTGGCTGAATACCTCAAAAATGGCCGTTTAGTCGAACCTTATTCCATTAGAGTGAAAACAGGTAAGGGTTATTATCTGGTTTACCCTGAACATCATGCAAACTTCGTTAATGTAGTAAATTTAAGGCAGTGGTTACTTGAAGAATGTAAAACCCCATGA
- the pcaF gene encoding 3-oxoadipyl-CoA thiolase, with the protein MKNAYICDAIRTPFGRYAGSLSSVRADDLGAIPIKALIQRNPQVDWSQIDDVIYGNANQAGEDNRNVARMSSLLAGMPVCVSGNTINRLCGSGMDAIGIAARAIKSNEAQLIIAGGCESMSRAPFVMGKAESAFSRVTNGPFDTTIGWRFINKKMKEEYGVDSMPETAENVAEDFRISRADQDLFAFNSQKKAVSAIKNGVFSQEITPVSIQQRKSEPLIIDTDEHPRSDTTLAALNKLQTPFRENGSVTAGNSSGVNDGACALLIASKEAAIQYGLTPKARIIGMATAGIEPRIMGFGPALAIKKLLKQTGLTLDQMAVIELNEAFASQSLAVMRELGLADDSIKVNPNGGAIALGHPLGASGARLVMTAMYQLERTEQRYALCSMCIGVGQGIAMIIERVQVNDHEK; encoded by the coding sequence ATGAAAAACGCTTATATTTGTGATGCAATTCGTACACCGTTTGGTCGTTATGCAGGAAGCCTCTCTTCAGTTCGAGCAGATGACTTAGGTGCCATACCAATAAAAGCATTAATACAGCGTAACCCACAAGTAGATTGGTCTCAAATTGATGATGTAATCTACGGTAACGCAAATCAAGCAGGTGAAGATAACCGAAATGTCGCTCGTATGTCTTCTTTATTAGCAGGCATGCCAGTATGTGTTTCAGGTAATACTATTAATCGGCTCTGTGGCTCGGGCATGGACGCTATAGGTATTGCCGCACGTGCAATCAAATCGAACGAAGCTCAGCTAATTATTGCTGGTGGTTGTGAATCGATGTCTCGAGCACCATTTGTAATGGGTAAAGCTGAATCGGCCTTTAGCCGAGTGACCAATGGTCCTTTTGATACAACTATCGGTTGGCGATTCATTAACAAAAAAATGAAAGAAGAGTATGGCGTTGATAGCATGCCTGAAACGGCTGAAAACGTTGCTGAAGATTTTAGAATATCTCGTGCTGATCAAGATTTATTTGCTTTTAATAGTCAAAAAAAAGCCGTTTCAGCAATAAAAAATGGCGTATTTTCACAAGAAATAACCCCTGTTAGTATCCAACAGCGAAAAAGTGAACCGTTAATAATCGATACGGATGAACATCCTCGTTCGGATACCACTTTAGCCGCTTTAAATAAACTACAAACTCCTTTCAGAGAAAATGGTTCGGTAACTGCAGGCAACTCTTCTGGCGTTAATGATGGAGCTTGCGCCCTACTTATTGCATCTAAAGAAGCAGCTATTCAGTATGGGTTAACACCTAAAGCTCGTATTATTGGTATGGCAACTGCCGGAATAGAACCAAGGATAATGGGTTTCGGTCCAGCATTAGCAATCAAAAAATTACTTAAGCAAACAGGATTAACTTTAGATCAGATGGCAGTTATAGAGCTAAATGAAGCATTCGCCTCTCAAAGTTTAGCAGTGATGCGCGAACTAGGTTTAGCTGATGATTCAATAAAAGTAAACCCAAATGGTGGTGCTATCGCTTTAGGTCACCCGTTAGGGGCAAGTGGGGCAAGACTTGTTATGACAGCCATGTACCAGCTTGAACGCACAGAACAGCGATATGCCTTGTGTAGTATGTGCATAGGTGTAGGCCAAGGGATCGCTATGATCATTGAACGTGTTCAAGTTAATGACCATGAGAAGTAA
- a CDS encoding 3-hydroxyacyl-CoA dehydrogenase yields MNKFTSDSIIAVIGAGTMGAGIAQVAAKANHQVLLFDVAEGAAQKGIQNIRKGLDKLVQRNRITTLEVDALVSRIIPTSDINQLSSADLVIEAIVENLDLKQNLFCQLETICDVNTVIASNTSSISITAIGSKLLRPQNLIGMHFFNPAPIMKLVEVISGLDTDKQVADNVFELAISWGKLAVHAKSTPGFIANRVARPFYAESLRIHQEGAADIATIDWLFRDCGGFKMGPFELMDMIGHDVNYAVTCSVFDAFYHDQRFLPSLLQKELLDAGHLGRKSGRGFYQYNIDKQPVINSQQSSIDLDITSITIVGSLGVAESIIPLFQQHGLTIDRVSVSEDSLETAGKILIGDATLMLTNGQFTVERATRIKCPNLIHFDLSLNYQQSTSIAISTCNNISQQTLNFAIALFQKIEKTVIIIDDIPGMVLARTICMLANEGFDAVNQQVCDESAIDIAMKAGMNYPCGPIEWANEIGLNYTLEILKNLAETYGEDRFRASPLLIRKVAEQQLQSIKNHTTIGKS; encoded by the coding sequence ATGAATAAATTTACCTCAGATTCTATTATAGCCGTCATAGGTGCAGGTACTATGGGGGCAGGAATAGCGCAAGTGGCAGCAAAAGCTAACCATCAAGTATTACTATTTGATGTAGCAGAAGGTGCAGCTCAAAAAGGGATTCAAAATATCCGTAAAGGGCTAGATAAATTAGTGCAACGTAATCGTATCACTACGTTAGAAGTTGATGCACTTGTGTCACGTATTATACCAACTTCTGATATTAATCAATTATCATCAGCAGATTTAGTTATTGAAGCTATTGTTGAAAACCTTGATCTGAAGCAAAATTTATTTTGTCAATTGGAAACTATTTGTGATGTTAATACTGTTATAGCTTCCAATACATCCTCTATTTCGATTACTGCAATTGGTTCAAAGCTATTAAGGCCACAAAACTTAATTGGGATGCATTTTTTTAATCCTGCCCCCATTATGAAACTTGTAGAAGTTATCAGCGGTTTAGATACTGATAAACAGGTGGCCGATAATGTTTTTGAATTAGCAATAAGTTGGGGGAAACTAGCGGTTCACGCAAAGTCTACCCCCGGCTTTATAGCAAATCGTGTTGCCCGCCCATTCTACGCCGAAAGTTTACGGATACATCAAGAAGGGGCTGCCGACATTGCAACTATTGATTGGTTATTTAGAGACTGTGGTGGATTCAAAATGGGCCCATTCGAGCTCATGGATATGATAGGGCACGACGTAAATTATGCGGTAACCTGCTCAGTTTTTGATGCATTTTACCACGATCAACGATTTTTACCTTCCTTGTTACAAAAGGAACTGCTCGATGCCGGCCACTTAGGACGAAAGTCCGGTCGAGGTTTTTATCAATATAATATTGACAAACAACCAGTAATAAATAGTCAACAAAGCTCTATCGACCTCGATATCACGTCAATTACTATTGTTGGAAGTTTAGGTGTCGCAGAAAGTATTATACCACTATTCCAACAGCATGGCCTGACAATAGACAGAGTTTCCGTATCGGAAGACTCGCTTGAAACAGCAGGGAAGATACTAATTGGGGATGCCACGTTAATGCTAACTAACGGCCAATTCACAGTGGAACGTGCCACTCGAATAAAGTGCCCTAACTTAATTCATTTTGATTTAAGCCTTAATTATCAACAGTCAACATCTATTGCAATTTCAACTTGTAATAATATATCCCAACAGACTTTAAATTTTGCCATAGCACTTTTTCAAAAAATAGAAAAAACGGTCATTATTATTGACGATATTCCTGGCATGGTGCTGGCGCGGACCATTTGTATGTTAGCTAATGAAGGCTTTGACGCAGTTAACCAACAAGTTTGTGATGAAAGTGCCATTGATATAGCTATGAAAGCTGGCATGAACTACCCATGTGGTCCTATCGAATGGGCTAATGAAATAGGCTTAAATTATACGTTAGAAATTTTGAAAAACTTAGCTGAAACTTATGGTGAAGATCGTTTCCGTGCCTCACCACTATTAATACGTAAAGTTGCAGAGCAACAATTACAATCCATCAAGAACCATACAACAATAGGGAAAAGTTGA
- the paaF gene encoding 2,3-dehydroadipyl-CoA hydratase PaaF, whose amino-acid sequence MINDNNHEDILVSQIDTGVLTITLNRPKFYNALRNNALKEIADVLTSAEKDNNIKVIIITGGEKVFAAGADIKEMNQLNVVGLLNDNRPVFWNKIANCSKPIIAVVNGFALGAGCELMMHCDIVIAGDNAQIGQPEINLGIIPGAGGTQRLLRTVGKSMAMQMVLSGEFINAEQAKNFGLVSEITLPELSYHRALKLAKVIANKSPIAVRLAKESLLYAYESTLAAGLAAERKAFILLAATDDRTEGITAFIEKRQPIFKGQ is encoded by the coding sequence ATGATAAATGATAATAACCACGAAGATATTTTGGTTTCTCAAATAGACACAGGTGTTCTTACTATTACACTGAATAGGCCGAAATTTTACAATGCCCTAAGAAATAATGCTTTAAAAGAAATAGCTGACGTACTAACAAGTGCTGAAAAAGATAACAATATAAAAGTTATTATCATCACTGGCGGCGAGAAAGTCTTCGCTGCAGGAGCAGACATTAAAGAAATGAATCAATTGAATGTTGTTGGTTTACTCAATGATAACCGTCCAGTATTTTGGAATAAAATAGCTAATTGCTCTAAACCTATTATCGCAGTGGTAAACGGCTTTGCTCTTGGTGCTGGTTGTGAATTAATGATGCACTGTGACATTGTCATCGCAGGAGATAACGCTCAAATAGGTCAGCCAGAAATAAATTTAGGTATTATTCCTGGTGCTGGAGGCACCCAAAGGTTGTTGAGAACTGTAGGGAAGTCAATGGCAATGCAGATGGTATTGTCAGGTGAGTTTATTAATGCCGAGCAAGCTAAAAACTTTGGATTAGTTAGTGAAATAACACTACCGGAGCTAAGTTACCATCGAGCTCTAAAGTTAGCGAAAGTTATCGCTAATAAATCACCGATAGCCGTTCGTCTAGCAAAAGAGTCATTACTATACGCATATGAGAGCACACTAGCGGCAGGGCTTGCAGCTGAAAGAAAGGCTTTCATACTACTTGCTGCAACAGATGATAGAACCGAAGGTATAACTGCTTTCATTGAAAAACGTCAGCCAATATTTAAAGGCCAATAG